One genomic window of Chlamydiales bacterium STE3 includes the following:
- a CDS encoding Na(+)-translocating NADH-quinone reductase subunit C (Product derived from UniProtKB/Swiss-Prot:Q823P3;Gene name derived from UniProtKB/Swiss-Prot:Q823P3;EC number derived from UniProtKB/Swiss-Prot:Q823P3) produces the protein MSEQQRRKEFSNNQVILFMIVLSFVCALILSVLASTLAKPKEVAKELDRSKQMMIASKVLSHDGYFLVKNAQGEYIPAKYDQGTLVSDQSKVFATQEQLIEIYKKRFVPLLVNKQGDIKTFQELGLNEDRYVSEFKKSGYYKEPWMLIYKIVGNNKQDEKVDNAEGYVIPINGYGLWDAIYGYLAIKIDGDTVIGASWYDQKETPGLGANIAEAYWQNLFPGKKIFQQGSSGQTDFKTAPLGITVVKGKVSEVLGNSPKAMSAVDGMTGATLTGNGVTDAYRQVLDPYRAFLIKLNESSEKKSTT, from the coding sequence GTGTCAGAACAGCAGCGTAGAAAGGAATTTTCTAATAATCAAGTCATTCTATTTATGATTGTCTTGAGTTTTGTGTGTGCACTAATTTTATCTGTTCTTGCTAGCACTCTTGCTAAGCCGAAAGAGGTGGCAAAGGAGCTGGATCGAAGCAAACAGATGATGATCGCCTCAAAAGTTTTAAGCCATGATGGTTACTTTTTAGTCAAAAATGCGCAAGGGGAGTATATCCCAGCGAAATATGACCAAGGCACTTTAGTTTCCGATCAGAGCAAAGTTTTTGCCACTCAAGAACAGCTGATCGAAATTTATAAGAAGCGTTTCGTCCCATTACTGGTGAATAAGCAGGGTGATATTAAAACTTTTCAAGAGCTTGGCCTCAATGAAGATCGTTACGTTAGTGAGTTTAAAAAGAGTGGTTACTATAAAGAGCCCTGGATGCTTATCTATAAAATAGTCGGCAATAATAAGCAGGATGAAAAAGTAGACAATGCGGAAGGCTACGTCATTCCTATTAATGGCTATGGTTTGTGGGATGCTATCTACGGCTATTTAGCAATCAAAATTGATGGAGACACTGTTATTGGGGCTTCTTGGTATGATCAAAAAGAAACACCAGGACTTGGTGCTAATATTGCGGAAGCGTATTGGCAAAATCTCTTTCCTGGAAAGAAAATTTTTCAACAAGGGTCTAGTGGGCAAACAGATTTTAAGACAGCTCCTCTTGGGATTACAGTTGTAAAAGGCAAAGTGTCTGAAGTTTTAGGTAACTCTCCTAAAGCGATGAGTGCGGTTGATGGAATGACAGGTGCCACTTTAACGGGAAATGGTGTCACAGATGCCTACAGACAAGTTCTAGATCCTTACCGTGCATTTCTAATAAAGTTAAATGAAAGCTCAGAGAAAAAATCCACTACTTAA
- a CDS encoding Na(+)-translocating NADH-quinone reductase subunit B (Product derived from UniProtKB/Swiss-Prot:Q253X4;Gene name derived from UniProtKB/Swiss-Prot:Q253X4;EC number derived from UniProtKB/Swiss-Prot:Q253X4), translating into MLRRFLDYQLHLAEEGKPLHALQPLIEAGDTFLYEAPINTQRSPHIRDAIDLKRWMIIVVFALIPCIITAIWNTGLQSYVYSSGDYRLMNEYLASTESLRTYIDFSLKDNRYLSIIKEGLSLFLPLTILVYAVGGWWEALFACVRRHPISEGFLVTGILYALILPPTIPYWMAAVGVSVGIIFAKEVFGGSGMNIVNPALACRAFLFFAYPGRMSGDVWVGGNPTVVRQSLVKMNQEAQTTALDGYSQATKLARFNVPADVKRIHVDAIATNNIGQDVGTIATIEKHFNQWNANGEATLGQLNQDQIRSFVTTPLNEGGLGLSSGYFEDAYHFSALNYDLGHNSDWGFFFGDKLGCIGETSTLACILGALVLIWTGVGSWRTMLGMTLGAFLTASAFEFIPAFFGADNGAWYAAQMGFPAYKHLIIGGLAFGIVFMATDPVSSPSMNLAKWIYGAFCGLVTIVIRCINPAYPEGVMLAILVGNVFAPLIDYYVIRYSRKRSLARVRTAA; encoded by the coding sequence ATGCTGCGCAGATTTTTGGATTATCAGCTTCATTTAGCTGAGGAAGGGAAACCCTTACACGCACTACAGCCTCTCATTGAAGCTGGTGATACATTTCTCTACGAAGCTCCTATCAACACACAGCGCAGTCCTCATATTCGAGATGCGATTGATCTCAAGCGGTGGATGATTATTGTCGTCTTTGCATTAATTCCCTGTATTATTACAGCGATATGGAATACGGGTTTACAAAGTTATGTCTATTCAAGCGGTGATTATCGTTTAATGAATGAATACCTAGCAAGCACTGAGTCTTTGCGTACCTATATAGATTTCTCGTTAAAAGATAACCGCTATCTCTCGATTATTAAGGAAGGATTGTCTCTATTTCTGCCCTTGACCATTCTTGTCTATGCCGTTGGGGGTTGGTGGGAAGCTCTATTCGCTTGTGTCAGGCGACATCCCATTTCCGAAGGTTTTTTGGTGACAGGGATCCTCTATGCATTGATTCTTCCCCCGACCATTCCCTACTGGATGGCTGCAGTTGGTGTTTCTGTTGGAATTATTTTTGCTAAAGAAGTATTCGGTGGCTCAGGAATGAATATTGTGAATCCTGCTCTTGCTTGTCGTGCTTTTCTTTTTTTCGCTTATCCTGGACGTATGTCCGGAGATGTTTGGGTAGGGGGGAATCCAACGGTTGTTCGCCAGAGTTTAGTAAAAATGAATCAAGAAGCGCAAACCACTGCTTTAGATGGTTATTCGCAAGCGACTAAGCTTGCTCGATTCAACGTGCCTGCTGATGTAAAACGGATTCATGTGGATGCCATTGCAACCAATAACATTGGGCAGGATGTCGGTACAATAGCGACAATTGAAAAGCACTTTAATCAATGGAATGCAAACGGAGAGGCAACGCTTGGTCAGTTGAATCAAGATCAGATTCGTTCATTTGTGACTACGCCTTTAAATGAAGGGGGCCTAGGTCTTTCCTCAGGTTACTTTGAAGATGCCTACCATTTTTCCGCTTTAAATTACGATCTCGGTCATAACAGCGACTGGGGATTTTTCTTCGGCGATAAACTCGGATGTATAGGTGAAACTTCAACATTGGCTTGTATTTTAGGTGCTTTAGTCTTAATTTGGACAGGCGTTGGTTCTTGGAGAACAATGCTAGGGATGACTCTAGGAGCATTTTTAACCGCTTCAGCTTTTGAATTTATTCCTGCTTTTTTTGGAGCTGATAATGGAGCTTGGTATGCAGCTCAAATGGGGTTTCCCGCCTACAAGCATCTAATAATAGGCGGATTAGCTTTTGGAATTGTCTTTATGGCAACAGATCCAGTTTCCTCGCCGAGCATGAATTTAGCCAAATGGATTTATGGGGCATTTTGTGGTCTGGTCACCATTGTGATCCGTTGCATCAATCCTGCCTATCCAGAAGGCGTTATGCTTGCAATACTAGTGGGGAACGTTTTTGCCCCTTTAATTGATTATTATGTGATTCGTTACTCAAGAAAACGGAGCCTAGCACGTGTCAGAACAGCAGCGTAG